In the Arthrobacter zhaoxinii genome, one interval contains:
- a CDS encoding HAD family hydrolase translates to MPRATVVRATGTTHAAGKPGEAAFFDVDNTLMRGASLFHVGRKMYQRKVFTIREAAGFASKQLRFMLQGENLKDVHSVRDAALAFATGLSSEDVRTLGEEVYDEMIVSKIWPGTRALTQQHMESGRPVWLVTGTPIEVASVIASRLNLTGALGTVSEVTDGMYTGRLVGEFLHGPAKAAGVRALAEKEGLDLQRCWAYSDSYNDVPMLSLVGHPVAINPDARLRRHARDRNWPVYDFRSGRRAATLGLKSATVAGAGYGLWRGFSWVRDR, encoded by the coding sequence ATGCCCCGAGCCACTGTAGTCCGAGCCACCGGAACTACTCATGCGGCGGGCAAACCCGGCGAGGCCGCCTTTTTCGACGTCGACAATACGCTGATGCGCGGCGCGAGCCTGTTCCACGTGGGCCGGAAAATGTACCAGCGAAAAGTCTTCACGATTCGTGAAGCGGCCGGATTCGCGAGCAAGCAGCTGAGATTCATGCTGCAGGGGGAAAACCTCAAGGACGTCCACTCCGTCCGGGACGCTGCACTGGCTTTCGCCACCGGACTCTCCTCGGAGGATGTCCGCACGCTCGGCGAAGAAGTCTACGACGAGATGATCGTGTCCAAGATCTGGCCCGGCACGCGGGCACTGACCCAGCAGCACATGGAATCCGGCCGGCCCGTCTGGCTGGTGACCGGAACCCCCATTGAAGTGGCCTCCGTCATCGCGAGCCGGCTTAACCTCACCGGTGCCCTCGGCACCGTCAGCGAGGTCACCGACGGCATGTACACCGGACGCCTGGTCGGCGAATTCCTCCACGGACCGGCCAAGGCGGCCGGGGTCCGGGCGCTGGCGGAAAAGGAAGGCCTGGACCTGCAGAGGTGCTGGGCGTACAGCGATTCCTACAACGACGTTCCGATGCTGAGCCTGGTGGGGCATCCGGTGGCGATCAATCCGGATGCCCGTCTGCGCCGTCATGCCCGCGACCGCAACTGGCCCGTGTATGACTTCCGCTCCGGCCGCCGGGCGGCGACGCTGGGCCTGAAGTCGGCCACCGTCGCAGGGGCCGGCTACGGCCTGTGGCGGGGATTCTCCTGGGTCCGGGACCGCTGA
- a CDS encoding 30S ribosomal protein bS22 — MGSVIKKRRKRMAKKKHRKLLRKTRHQRRNKK; from the coding sequence GTGGGTTCAGTAATCAAGAAGCGCCGCAAGCGTATGGCCAAGAAGAAGCACCGCAAGCTGCTTCGCAAGACCCGTCACCAGCGTCGCAATAAGAAGTAG
- a CDS encoding helix-turn-helix domain-containing protein — MADEGNFSDVRFLTVSEVAGVMRVSKMTVYRLVHSGELPAVRFGRSYRVPESAVQKVLRDAVIDRRSDSA; from the coding sequence ATGGCAGACGAGGGAAACTTCTCGGATGTGCGGTTTCTGACGGTATCGGAAGTCGCCGGTGTTATGCGCGTCTCCAAGATGACCGTGTACCGCCTGGTGCATTCCGGCGAACTGCCGGCGGTCCGTTTCGGCCGGTCTTACCGTGTACCGGAATCGGCTGTCCAGAAGGTGCTGCGCGACGCCGTCATTGACCGCCGTTCGGACTCGGCCTAG
- the gdhA gene encoding NADP-specific glutamate dehydrogenase yields MERVLTRVRDDVFRRNPGETEFHQAVVEVFDSLAPVLRKHPEFAEAAVLQRICEPERQIIFRVPWVDDKGQVQINRGFRVEFNSALGPYKGGLRFHPSVYLGIIKFLGFEQIFKNALTGMPIGGGKGGSDFDPRGKSNAEVMRFCQSFMTELYRHIGEYTDVPAGDIGVGGREIGYLFGQYKRITNRYESGVLTGKGVSWGGSLVRPEATGYGAVMFVEEMLKTKGMSLDGQRVIVSGSGNVAINAIDKAQMLGATVVACSDSSGYVVDEKGIDVPLLRQIKEVERGRIAEYAERRGHSVSYVADGSIWNAGAGVALPCATQNELDETDALALIKSGVRAVAEGANMPCTPAAIAAFQSAGVLFGPGKAANAGGVATSALEMQQNASRDSWSFEHTERRLSEIMVNIHERCAVTAEEYGAPGDYVVGANISGFVKVADAMLAQGVI; encoded by the coding sequence ATGGAACGTGTACTGACACGCGTACGCGACGACGTTTTCCGCCGCAATCCGGGAGAGACGGAATTCCATCAGGCAGTGGTGGAAGTGTTCGATTCCCTCGCACCCGTGCTGCGGAAGCATCCCGAGTTCGCCGAAGCAGCGGTCCTCCAGCGGATCTGTGAACCCGAACGGCAGATCATCTTCCGGGTGCCCTGGGTGGATGACAAGGGCCAGGTGCAGATCAACCGGGGCTTCCGGGTGGAGTTCAATTCCGCGCTGGGCCCGTACAAGGGCGGACTGCGGTTCCACCCCTCGGTGTATCTGGGCATCATCAAGTTCCTTGGGTTCGAGCAGATCTTCAAGAACGCCTTGACCGGCATGCCCATCGGCGGCGGCAAGGGCGGCTCCGACTTTGACCCGCGCGGCAAATCCAATGCCGAGGTAATGCGCTTCTGCCAGTCCTTCATGACCGAGCTGTACCGGCACATCGGTGAGTATACGGACGTTCCCGCCGGGGACATCGGCGTCGGCGGCCGCGAAATCGGTTACCTCTTCGGACAGTACAAACGGATCACGAACCGCTACGAATCGGGCGTCCTTACCGGCAAGGGCGTGAGCTGGGGCGGGTCCCTGGTCCGTCCCGAGGCTACCGGCTACGGCGCGGTGATGTTTGTCGAGGAAATGCTCAAGACCAAGGGCATGAGCCTGGACGGGCAGCGTGTGATCGTCTCCGGCTCGGGCAACGTGGCCATCAACGCCATAGACAAGGCCCAGATGCTCGGCGCCACGGTGGTGGCCTGCTCGGATTCCTCGGGGTATGTCGTGGATGAAAAGGGCATCGATGTTCCGTTGCTGCGGCAGATCAAGGAAGTGGAGCGGGGAAGGATCGCGGAGTACGCCGAGCGCCGTGGACATTCCGTGAGCTACGTGGCGGACGGATCCATCTGGAACGCGGGTGCCGGCGTCGCACTTCCCTGCGCCACCCAGAACGAACTGGACGAAACGGACGCGCTGGCACTGATCAAGTCCGGGGTCCGGGCCGTGGCCGAGGGCGCGAACATGCCGTGCACCCCGGCGGCCATTGCCGCCTTCCAAAGCGCCGGCGTGCTGTTCGGTCCCGGCAAGGCCGCCAACGCCGGCGGCGTCGCAACCTCCGCCCTGGAGATGCAGCAGAATGCGAGCCGGGACTCCTGGTCCTTCGAGCATACGGAACGCCGGCTGAGCGAAATCATGGTCAATATTCATGAACGGTGTGCCGTGACGGCCGAGGAATACGGTGCGCCCGGTGACTACGTGGTGGGTGCCAATATCAGCGGCTTCGTGAAGGTTGCCGATGCCATGCTCGCCCAGGGCGTGATCTAG
- a CDS encoding ArsR/SmtB family transcription factor — translation MVCDDVFAVIAEGTRREILGALRTGDKSVGTLVEELEVSQPTVSKHLKVLREAGLVSMRAEGQRRFYSLETAPLEEMVLWLRAFDLPSLTDTTPLLASVPATPPRATAAAVAAGALVPGAAETRPPLPADAGVQNLGRTVGRAAERAADLFGQLPKFRRRRP, via the coding sequence ATGGTGTGTGACGATGTGTTTGCAGTAATCGCGGAAGGTACGCGGCGCGAAATCCTGGGTGCCCTGCGTACCGGCGACAAGTCCGTAGGGACGCTGGTGGAGGAGCTCGAGGTCAGCCAGCCCACGGTTTCCAAACACCTCAAGGTGCTGCGTGAAGCCGGGCTCGTCTCCATGCGCGCCGAAGGCCAGCGGCGGTTCTACTCCCTGGAGACTGCTCCGCTGGAGGAAATGGTCCTGTGGCTGCGGGCCTTCGACCTCCCGTCCCTCACGGATACGACGCCGCTCCTTGCCTCCGTTCCGGCCACGCCGCCGCGCGCCACGGCTGCTGCCGTTGCCGCCGGTGCGCTGGTGCCCGGTGCTGCCGAAACCCGGCCGCCGCTGCCTGCGGATGCGGGCGTGCAGAACCTCGGCCGTACCGTGGGCCGCGCAGCGGAACGGGCAGCAGACCTGTTCGGCCAGCTGCCCAAGTTCCGCCGCCGCCGGCCCTAG
- a CDS encoding acetoin utilization protein AcuC has product MISSGLSLPIMPTCIVWDESMLAYDFGAGHPMSPVRLDLTARLARELGLFDLEGVRMTEPYVASAADLLTVHGYDYISAVQAAGADPANCNTLLGLGTEDTPAFAGMHEASARLVGGSLAAADAILSGEATHAVNFAGGMHHAGYEKASGFCVYNDAAAAVARLLANGVQRVVYIDVDAHHGDGTQNIFWDDPRVMTISLHESGLTLFPGTGFANETGGKAAEGTAVNIAVPARTTDAGWLRAFHAVVPQLTEAFAPEVIVSQHGCDSHKDDRMTALRISVEAQRQVALTISDLAGRLCEGRWIATGGGGYNVASVVPRSWALLMSVAANGRVRPATPLPEAWRTYVLEKHGVKSGETLGDGADIWWRSWEVGYDPNDEIDRTVMATRKELFPLHGLDPWFD; this is encoded by the coding sequence ATGATCAGTTCCGGGCTAAGCCTTCCCATTATGCCGACGTGCATTGTCTGGGATGAATCCATGCTGGCTTACGACTTTGGCGCAGGCCACCCGATGAGCCCGGTGCGCCTGGATCTTACCGCCCGGCTGGCCCGTGAACTGGGGCTTTTCGACCTCGAAGGCGTCCGGATGACCGAACCCTATGTCGCCTCCGCCGCCGATCTGCTGACCGTCCACGGCTACGACTACATCAGCGCCGTGCAGGCCGCCGGCGCCGATCCGGCGAACTGCAATACGCTGCTGGGGCTGGGCACCGAGGACACCCCCGCCTTCGCCGGCATGCACGAGGCCAGCGCCCGGCTGGTCGGAGGTTCCCTGGCCGCCGCCGACGCCATCCTGTCCGGCGAGGCGACGCACGCGGTGAACTTCGCCGGCGGGATGCATCATGCCGGCTATGAAAAAGCGTCCGGCTTCTGCGTGTACAACGACGCCGCGGCCGCCGTCGCGCGGCTCCTCGCGAACGGCGTGCAGCGGGTGGTGTACATCGATGTTGACGCCCACCACGGCGACGGAACGCAGAACATTTTCTGGGACGATCCGCGTGTGATGACCATTTCGCTGCATGAAAGCGGACTGACCCTGTTTCCGGGGACGGGATTCGCCAATGAAACCGGCGGCAAGGCAGCGGAAGGAACCGCGGTCAACATTGCCGTCCCGGCACGCACCACCGACGCCGGGTGGCTGCGGGCCTTCCACGCAGTGGTTCCCCAGCTGACCGAAGCGTTCGCTCCGGAAGTAATTGTCAGCCAGCACGGCTGCGACAGCCACAAGGATGATCGCATGACCGCGCTGCGGATCAGCGTGGAGGCCCAGCGGCAGGTTGCCCTGACCATCAGCGACCTGGCCGGCCGGCTGTGCGAAGGCCGCTGGATCGCCACCGGGGGAGGCGGCTACAACGTGGCCTCCGTGGTGCCGCGGTCCTGGGCGCTGCTGATGTCGGTGGCCGCCAACGGGCGGGTGCGTCCCGCAACCCCGCTGCCCGAGGCCTGGCGGACCTACGTGCTCGAGAAGCACGGCGTGAAGTCCGGCGAGACGCTGGGCGACGGGGCTGATATCTGGTGGCGGTCCTGGGAAGTGGGCTACGACCCGAATGACGAGATTGACCGGACCGTCATGGCTACCCGCAAGGAGCTGTTCCCGCTGCACGGGCTAGATCCGTGGTTCGACTAG
- a CDS encoding TrkH family potassium uptake protein, producing MVTGRPARLALIVFSLVILLFTALLSLPAASSSGESAPLHDAFFTAVSAVCVTGLTVVSTATYWSTFGQVLILIAIQVGGLGILTLASLLALAVNKRLGVRGKLMAQEGMNTGRLGEVGHLLRIVFSTAVVIELALALVMAPRFMILGESPGQAIWHAVFYSISAFNNAGFTPHSDGLVPYEEDLWILVPLMLGVFIGSLGFPVIMVLLQTRARVSKWNLHTKLTVLVSSILLVAGAVIWGAFEWFNSRTIGDLSLGDKIIHSIFASVMTRSGGFNLVSMTDLDSSTLLITDMLMFAGGGSASTAGGIKVTTIAVLFLAVVAEARGDADVRAFGRTIPQGAMRVAISVTILGATLVAVATSAILVITEESLEPVLFEVISAFATVGLSTGLSEALPPSGKYVLSMLMFAGRVGTITLAAALAVRHRNTLYHYPEERPIIG from the coding sequence ATGGTCACCGGCCGGCCCGCGCGGCTGGCGCTGATCGTCTTCAGCCTGGTCATCCTGCTGTTCACTGCCCTGCTAAGCCTTCCGGCCGCCTCCAGCAGCGGAGAATCCGCACCGCTGCACGATGCCTTCTTTACCGCTGTCTCGGCGGTCTGCGTCACTGGGCTGACGGTGGTCTCCACCGCCACCTACTGGTCCACGTTCGGGCAGGTGCTGATCCTGATCGCAATCCAGGTGGGCGGCCTGGGCATCCTGACCCTGGCTTCCCTGCTGGCCCTGGCCGTGAACAAGCGGCTCGGCGTCCGTGGCAAGCTCATGGCGCAGGAGGGCATGAACACCGGCCGGCTCGGCGAGGTAGGCCACCTGCTCCGCATTGTCTTCAGCACCGCCGTCGTTATTGAGCTGGCCCTGGCCCTGGTCATGGCGCCGCGCTTCATGATCCTGGGCGAGTCCCCCGGCCAGGCCATCTGGCATGCGGTCTTCTACTCGATCTCTGCGTTCAACAACGCCGGTTTCACTCCGCACTCCGACGGCCTGGTGCCGTATGAAGAGGACCTGTGGATCCTGGTGCCGCTGATGCTGGGCGTGTTCATCGGCTCGCTCGGCTTTCCCGTCATCATGGTCCTGCTGCAGACGCGTGCGCGGGTCAGCAAATGGAACCTGCACACCAAGCTGACCGTGCTGGTGTCCTCCATCCTGCTGGTGGCCGGCGCCGTGATCTGGGGTGCATTCGAGTGGTTCAACTCCCGCACCATCGGGGACCTGTCCCTGGGCGACAAGATCATCCACTCGATCTTCGCTTCGGTGATGACCCGCTCCGGCGGCTTCAACCTGGTTTCCATGACGGATCTGGACTCCAGCACCCTGCTCATCACCGACATGCTGATGTTTGCCGGCGGCGGTTCCGCCTCAACGGCGGGCGGCATCAAGGTCACCACCATCGCGGTCCTGTTCCTGGCCGTGGTGGCCGAAGCCCGCGGCGACGCCGATGTCCGCGCCTTCGGCCGCACCATCCCCCAGGGCGCCATGCGGGTCGCCATCTCGGTGACCATCCTGGGCGCCACACTGGTTGCGGTCGCCACGTCCGCAATCCTGGTCATCACGGAAGAGTCCCTGGAGCCGGTTCTCTTCGAGGTGATTTCCGCCTTCGCCACGGTGGGGCTGAGCACCGGCCTCAGTGAGGCGTTGCCGCCCTCGGGCAAATACGTCCTGTCGATGCTGATGTTCGCCGGACGCGTCGGCACCATCACCCTTGCCGCGGCCCTGGCCGTGCGCCACCGCAACACCCTTTACCACTACCCCGAAGAAAGGCCGATCATTGGCTGA
- a CDS encoding potassium channel family protein, giving the protein MLVIGLGRFGAATAEQLVRQGREVLAVERDPALVQKASGLLTHVVQADATNIEALKQLGAEDFSAAVVGVGTSIESSVLITVNLVDLGIEHLWVKAITPAHGKILTRIGANHVIYPEADAGRRAAHLVGGRMLDFIEFDDGFAIVKMYPPKETQGFTLGESNVRAKYGVTVVGVKSPGEDFTYAQPTTKVSSRDTLIVSGHVDLLERFAARP; this is encoded by the coding sequence GTGCTGGTCATCGGACTGGGCCGCTTCGGTGCAGCCACCGCCGAGCAGCTGGTCCGGCAGGGCCGCGAAGTCCTGGCCGTGGAACGCGATCCGGCGCTGGTGCAGAAGGCCTCGGGCCTGCTCACGCACGTGGTCCAGGCGGACGCGACGAACATCGAGGCACTCAAGCAGCTGGGCGCCGAGGATTTCTCTGCCGCCGTCGTGGGCGTGGGAACCTCGATCGAGTCCAGCGTGCTCATCACCGTGAACCTGGTGGACCTGGGCATCGAGCACCTGTGGGTCAAGGCCATCACCCCGGCGCACGGCAAGATCCTCACCCGCATCGGCGCCAACCACGTGATCTATCCGGAGGCCGACGCCGGCCGGCGGGCCGCGCACCTGGTGGGCGGCCGGATGCTGGACTTCATCGAGTTCGACGACGGTTTTGCCATCGTGAAAATGTACCCGCCGAAGGAGACGCAGGGCTTCACGCTGGGCGAGTCCAATGTGCGGGCCAAGTACGGCGTCACTGTCGTCGGGGTGAAATCCCCCGGCGAGGACTTCACCTACGCGCAGCCGACCACCAAGGTCTCCAGCCGCGACACCCTGATCGTGTCCGGCCACGTGGATCTGCTCGAGCGGTTCGCCGCACGGCCGTAG
- the proC gene encoding pyrroline-5-carboxylate reductase, with protein MDSAQNPRLTFLGCGSMNEAILGGILAGGLAAEQVTATVRRSERAEELRAAHGITVLAGSEDADANRKAVAGADLVIVGVKPVQVADLLRQIAADLPRGAVVLSVAAAVPLALMESLLPDGQPVIRAMPNTPSRLGRGVTSISAGSSAGPEAMELARRVLSATGTVVEVPEEQVDAVSAVSGSGPAYAFYLAEAMARAGVELGLDADLSALLARETVAGAGFMLAEPDADAPTLRRGVTSPNGTTEAAIKTFDELNLPGIIESGARAAAARAQEITKQLTA; from the coding sequence ATGGACAGCGCACAGAATCCCCGACTTACCTTCCTGGGCTGCGGCTCGATGAACGAAGCCATCCTCGGCGGAATCCTCGCCGGCGGCCTTGCCGCCGAGCAGGTAACCGCCACCGTCCGGCGGTCCGAGCGGGCCGAAGAGCTCCGCGCCGCCCACGGCATCACCGTCCTTGCCGGCAGCGAGGATGCGGACGCGAACCGGAAAGCCGTGGCCGGCGCGGACCTGGTCATTGTCGGCGTCAAGCCCGTGCAGGTAGCGGATCTCCTGCGGCAGATTGCGGCGGACCTGCCCCGCGGTGCCGTGGTGCTCAGCGTCGCGGCAGCCGTGCCGCTCGCGCTGATGGAGTCACTGCTGCCGGACGGCCAGCCGGTGATCCGCGCGATGCCCAACACCCCCTCCCGCCTTGGCCGCGGCGTCACGTCCATTTCCGCCGGCAGCTCCGCCGGACCGGAGGCCATGGAACTGGCCCGCCGGGTACTGTCCGCCACCGGCACGGTGGTGGAGGTTCCCGAAGAGCAGGTGGACGCGGTGTCCGCCGTCAGCGGCTCCGGCCCCGCCTACGCGTTCTACCTGGCCGAGGCCATGGCCCGTGCCGGCGTCGAGCTCGGCCTGGACGCTGACCTTTCCGCGCTTCTGGCCCGCGAAACCGTGGCCGGTGCCGGGTTCATGCTGGCCGAGCCCGACGCCGATGCCCCCACTCTGCGCCGCGGCGTTACCAGCCCCAACGGCACTACCGAAGCGGCCATCAAGACCTTCGACGAGCTGAACCTGCCCGGCATCATCGAATCCGGTGCCCGCGCAGCAGCTGCCCGTGCCCAGGAAATCACGAAGCAACTGACCGCGTAG
- a CDS encoding sugar phosphate isomerase/epimerase family protein codes for MESPADMPTSLPSSGHAAIPVALSSASVYPLSVHDTFAVAHDLGYDGVEIMVTNSQVSQDPDSLKELSERYQQPILAIHAPTLLLTQQVWGAAWTKIELSAAMAAEVGAATVVTHPPFRWQTGYAENFAEGVQALAEQYGVTIAVENMYPWRVRGREAKAYLPHWNPVPEPYENVTWDFSHAAIAGMDSFEQIRRLGKRLRHVHLTDGTGNGKDEHLLPGEGTQRCAEALSYLAGAGFTGVVAVEVSTRKARGPGEREDQLKQTLEFAREHLGPKAVLAGHSSQ; via the coding sequence ATGGAGAGCCCAGCTGACATGCCGACGTCCCTGCCGTCATCCGGACACGCCGCCATCCCGGTGGCACTGTCCAGCGCATCCGTTTACCCGTTGTCCGTGCATGACACCTTCGCCGTGGCCCATGACCTGGGCTATGACGGCGTCGAAATCATGGTCACCAACAGCCAGGTGAGCCAGGACCCGGATTCGCTGAAGGAACTGAGCGAAAGGTACCAGCAGCCGATCCTCGCGATCCATGCCCCCACCCTGCTCCTGACGCAGCAGGTCTGGGGTGCGGCCTGGACCAAGATCGAGCTGTCGGCGGCCATGGCCGCGGAAGTGGGTGCTGCCACAGTGGTGACGCACCCGCCGTTCCGTTGGCAGACGGGATATGCCGAGAACTTCGCCGAGGGCGTGCAGGCCCTCGCCGAACAGTACGGTGTGACCATCGCGGTGGAGAACATGTACCCGTGGCGGGTCCGCGGCCGTGAGGCGAAGGCCTACCTGCCGCACTGGAATCCCGTTCCGGAACCGTACGAAAACGTCACCTGGGACTTTTCCCATGCGGCCATCGCCGGCATGGACTCGTTCGAGCAGATCCGCCGGCTCGGCAAACGGCTCCGGCACGTCCACCTGACGGACGGAACCGGCAACGGCAAGGACGAGCACCTGCTTCCCGGCGAGGGCACCCAGCGCTGCGCGGAGGCACTCTCCTATCTGGCCGGTGCCGGGTTCACCGGCGTGGTGGCCGTGGAAGTCAGCACCCGGAAGGCCCGGGGGCCGGGGGAGCGGGAGGACCAGCTGAAGCAGACTCTGGAATTCGCCCGGGAGCACCTGGGTCCGAAGGCCGTCCTGGCCGGACACTCTTCCCAATAG
- a CDS encoding Ppx/GppA phosphatase family protein, whose translation MRLGVLDIGSNTVHLLLVDAHPGARPFPFASHKRPLQLVSYLDADGAISVAGQDELIGFVNEAWNFARRHGAQDLLAFSTSAIREAANGAEVLARVHRETPVRLEELSGGDEAAMTFLAVRRWYGWGAGSILDLDIGGGSFEMALGQDELPEIARSLPLGAGRLTRDWLPEDPPSPKSIKKLRKYIRGMVGEAAEEFAGFGRPDLVAGTSKTFRSLARIAGAAPSAAGPFVPRVLTLEDLSLWTKRLGALSSRDRAGLDGVSALRAPQMLAGALVAQAAMEAFDVPVLKICPWALREGLILRRFDTLRFETTGDLPRGPADGEEFLVAAGAGPSANGEPS comes from the coding sequence ATGCGCCTAGGCGTCCTCGACATCGGGTCCAACACCGTCCACCTGCTGCTGGTGGACGCGCATCCCGGTGCCCGTCCCTTCCCCTTCGCCTCGCACAAGCGGCCGCTGCAGCTGGTGTCCTATCTGGACGCCGACGGCGCGATCAGCGTGGCCGGGCAGGATGAACTCATCGGGTTCGTCAACGAGGCCTGGAACTTTGCCCGCCGGCACGGCGCCCAGGACCTGCTGGCCTTCTCCACCTCGGCCATCCGGGAGGCAGCCAACGGCGCCGAGGTCCTGGCGCGGGTGCACCGGGAAACCCCGGTGCGGCTGGAGGAACTCTCTGGTGGAGACGAAGCGGCAATGACCTTCCTGGCCGTACGCCGCTGGTACGGCTGGGGCGCCGGGTCCATCCTGGACCTGGACATCGGCGGAGGCTCGTTCGAGATGGCCCTGGGCCAGGACGAGCTTCCGGAGATTGCCCGGTCACTGCCCCTCGGTGCCGGCCGGCTGACCCGGGACTGGCTTCCCGAGGATCCGCCGTCGCCCAAGAGCATCAAGAAGCTGCGCAAGTACATCCGCGGCATGGTGGGGGAGGCGGCAGAGGAGTTCGCCGGCTTCGGACGCCCGGACCTCGTGGCCGGAACGTCCAAGACCTTCCGCTCCCTGGCCCGCATTGCCGGAGCCGCGCCGTCGGCCGCCGGTCCGTTTGTGCCCCGGGTGCTAACCCTGGAGGACCTGTCCCTCTGGACCAAGCGGCTGGGTGCACTGAGCTCCCGGGACCGTGCGGGACTGGACGGTGTCTCCGCGCTGCGTGCGCCGCAGATGCTTGCCGGTGCCCTCGTGGCGCAGGCCGCCATGGAAGCCTTCGACGTGCCGGTGCTGAAGATCTGCCCCTGGGCGCTGCGCGAGGGTTTGATCCTGCGCCGGTTCGACACCCTGCGTTTTGAAACCACCGGTGACCTGCCCCGCGGGCCTGCGGACGGGGAAGAATTCCTCGTGGCTGCCGGGGCGGGTCCTTCCGCCAATGGAGAGCCCAGCTGA